The genome window CGTCGCGGCGCCTGATTACGCCTTTGCTCCGGCCGGCGAGAAGCTGGGAGTGAAATTTGACAACGATCCAAACAACGCTCCGCTAAAGGCCGACGAGAGCCTAAATATCGCGTCTAAAAAAGAGATCGATTTTACTAAGCCTATAAATTCTCTCGATTTTATAAACGGAGAATTCGTCGCTAGCTCGAAATGGGAAGTCTTTTTCATGGATGAAAATTTCAAGGTCGCGAGCGATTTTGAGATCGATCCGTACTTTTCGGCGACGGTCGATCCGATCATTGGCGTGATATCGTTTATGGGCGATAAATACATGCTCATGGGCTCAAACAAGACGCTTTTGAGATTTGCAAAAAATCCTAACGCGGACGAGGCGCTTCAATACGCCGATTTTATGCGTGGTAATGATAAATTTGAAGGTCAAGGCAAAGGACTTGGACGCGGCAGGATCGATACCGTCAGAGCTAAATTTAACCACGTAGCAAGCATCGCTACCGATGGGACGTATTTTTATCTAGCCACCGTGCCGAACAACAAAGACGCGCAGAAGTTCGTCATATCTAAAATTTTACTGAGCGACCGCACGCTTTCGGGCGAATTTACGCCAAAAGCCGCACTCAAAGAGGGCAAGAGCCTAGGCGATCTTTACGTTACGTCGATGACTTACAAAGACGGCTTGCTCTACGCGCTTAGCAAAAATCACAACGTTATCGTGCTTATAGATCCAAAAACCGAGGAGATCATAAAGACGCTTGCTTATCCGAGCGAGATAACAAACGCTAGAAGTATATTCTTTAAAGACGGCGCGATGAATATTTTATCCTATCAGGATGGCAAAAATACGCTTTATCAACTAAATTAAATTTAGTTTCAAATTTAAGCGTTTCGGGGCGATTTTTACGATGAATCGCTCCGTTTCCG of Campylobacter showae contains these proteins:
- a CDS encoding disulfide bond formation protein B; its protein translation is MNEIKKAKFFYALMCLAGFLIILLPVGIANLIFGYVLKDSPCTLCWGQREAMIFIGVMALFIVRYGLKAKYLAMLLVMTGFGLWQSFAHFGIHAHRDLDQGFGLAVFGIHTYFWAEVVFWAVVVLLGAIFFFAPKFSAFDEEMGGEKIRKFGSFTRAAFIVCAFIIASNVFQAFVSTGIPPYYGQGDPVRFTLDPKYIIWDDSGYKNHWKKVSFLGKRDVAAPDYAFAPAGEKLGVKFDNDPNNAPLKADESLNIASKKEIDFTKPINSLDFINGEFVASSKWEVFFMDENFKVASDFEIDPYFSATVDPIIGVISFMGDKYMLMGSNKTLLRFAKNPNADEALQYADFMRGNDKFEGQGKGLGRGRIDTVRAKFNHVASIATDGTYFYLATVPNNKDAQKFVISKILLSDRTLSGEFTPKAALKEGKSLGDLYVTSMTYKDGLLYALSKNHNVIVLIDPKTEEIIKTLAYPSEITNARSIFFKDGAMNILSYQDGKNTLYQLN